A window of the Aspergillus flavus chromosome 6, complete sequence genome harbors these coding sequences:
- a CDS encoding putative VPS9 domain protein, whose translation MHPLNPFLRAFFRSTVPGQCIPTENHVLLVPVTESLIGSRDRESSLFYSDLVVSEEFLGSHALRIPVTNGTVGTKDDTNVRDSRGKAKQVTTVNGRTVIIKENSVYSNKGFKSLTQAQLLSDALYYTPNNGSQPWLIYYISRPLIGSFEPGKIISAAVPGTLPKRSISASSAKSGESVSSPAKKEIKTFAELLSHFPMIARQMQPGLERLFREFGKELGKPLPPPPSRSPVLSEDFDWKRDRDEPAIDETASVRSSSSRFKDGLPFNSEEYFEDDEDLMRRSLETAVTAAIDLFRLVDKQQLSFLGATTDLTGPLVERLIERYVAEQVHESLLFPRLCSFRQPEDTELDTRIRQMESIDVSQVGIVVEGGREGKRELLQRLGRAVEEFRKMLDAKCPHDMLNILLETVKILSYPGNYDKADPQASEKQNASVTVNADVLVSLLLVVVIRSQTKHLQARLLYMQHFIYVDDVDSGEMGYALSTFEAVLTYLVTDSAGLRRSSIRNKRLWNATKSGRIADMRAILEPDGSQESIDDIPYEPEGSRVLFRTDEDNEHHRPPLTLPILGGRNESNGEIAVHDTPADTPPLAHVFPFQAWASSSPPEEIRRPVKKVSMDVRSLSESSAISFASRTTTMGSMTSTIEGDSSIETLTKTQDPAGHSIPMMAVENRQPEALKYLLTLEEYYPLEDILDDTNTDGTTLLNAAVQLAHTEMVDIILDYLFNTADEQTIVSYLRKSDIHGRTVAHYLFSTPSVMHRLETLLPWRQRDKHGQTPLFALCRSYDHPDYSSMVKEALTAAQKSQGDGRPLRLDDHIDAKGNTLLHIVSDPDITIKILQECDCDPNATNDKRFTPLMMASKYGRIDQVRILFMDPRVDVHLKEARGFTAVELAKDDEVRNRIDDLILISNPPSATDDPSGRVTTVVRSFFVEDATVRFVLKSGAPNPPPNSAESTLAPTTTYTVTTCKRTFTDFENLAKWLSIEHPASYMPLLSDFRSPFQIHSKPSRSVLHDMQAKLDRFLKILLSHPTFSTHEMLWEFFLVPELQPEMMADRSRRKAQVLYESIADDYEPVTQEGMRETEQFVTHAQEMVRAVHANTRSLIRRGYALHNSASDIADALGLCSSAISTLKEPTNALPQNHVDAFCRYASHLSTSSSDSSPLLQFLNTVTSIDNTTSAILESLSRPLNVISTLTSTSRSLSRSRSSLVSSSLPRKFNLNFPGLEESRQKSVRDLENKIQESETQIARLSREITWNKDVVVSELAGWTTWREKVGRDAIRAFAKATLVREKERGKRLERCLRSVRQSDDRAA comes from the exons ATGCACCCTCTAAATCCTTTCCTGCGTGCCTTCTTCCGAAGCACTGTTCCGGGGCAGTGTATACCAACAGAGAACCAT GTGCTCCTAGTTCCTGTGACCGAATCTCTAATCGGCTCCCGCGATCGCGAGTCGTCTCTCTTCTATTCCGATCTCGTCGTCTCCGAAGAATTCCTAGGCAGCCATGCCCTCCGGATACCCGTCACAAATGGAACCGTCGGAACAAAGGATGACACGAATGTCCGCGACAGTCGGGGGAAGGCAAAGCAGGTGACCACCGTTAATGGCCGTACTGTAATCATAAAAGAGAATTCTGTTTACAGCAATAAAG GGTTCAAGTCCTTGACCCAAGCCCAGCTGCTGTCTGATGCCCTCTATTACACACCAAACAATGGATCCCAACCATGGCTTATCTACTACATCTCCCGACCATTAATCGGCTCGTTCGAACCCGGCAAGATCATTTCTGCTGCGGTGCCAGGGACACTGCCAAAGAGGAGTATTTCGGCCAGCAGTGCCAAGTCTGGGGAGTCGGTCTCCTCGCCCGCAAAGAAGGAAATTAAGACCTTTGCGGAACTACTGTCTCATTTTCCAATGATCGCGAGGCAGATGCAACCTGGGTTAGAGAGATTATTCCGGGAATTCGGGAAAGAATTAGGCAAACCGTTGCCCCCCCCTCCATCACGTTCACCTGTATTGTCCGAAGACTTTGACTGGAAACGTGACCGCGATGAACCAGCTATCGATGAGACCGCTTCCGTACGCAGTTCATCCTCACGTTTCAAGGATGGGCTTCCATTCAACTCAGAAGAGTactttgaagatgatgaggaccTCATGCGTCGCAGCCTGGAGACAGCGGTTACCGCAGCCATTGACCTCTTTCGATTAGTGGACAAACAGCAACTGTCTTTTCTCGGTGCCACGACTGACCTGACTGGGCCTCTTGTTGAGAGATTGATCGAACGCTACGTCGCTGAGCAGGTGCACGagtctcttcttttcccccgcCTTTGTAGTTTTCGCCAGCCCGAAGATACGGAGTTAGATACCAGGATCCGCCAGATGGAGAGCATAGACGTTTCGCAGGTGGGCATAGTCGTTGAAGGTGGCCGAGAAGGCAAGCGAGAGTTACTGCAGCGTCTTGGTAGAGCAGTGGAGGAGTTCCGCAAAATGCTGGATGCAAAGTGTCCCCATGATATGCTGAACATCTTGCTGGAAACGGTAAAGATTCTGTCGTATCCTGGCAATTATGATAAAGCCGACCCACAAGCATCTGAGAAGCAAAATGCATCTGTAACAGTGAACGCGGATGTTCTGGTCTCATTGTTGCTTGTCGTGGTCATTAGATCTCAAACCAAGCATTTACAAGCACGACTGTTGTATATGCAGCACTTCATATATGTTGACGATGTCGACAGTGGAGAAATGGGCTACGCTTTGAGTACTTTTGAAGCAGTCCTTACGTACCTTGTGACTGATTCGGCAGGCCTTCGAAGGTCGAGCATCCGGAACAAGCGCTTATGGAATGCAACCAAGAGTGGACGCATTGCTGATATGAGGGCTATCCTGGAACCAGACGGTAGTCAAGAATCGATAGATGATATCCCTTATGAACCTGAAGGGAGCCGAGTTCTATTCAGAACCGACGAGGACAATGAACATCATCGACCCCCGTTGACCCTGCCCATCCTTGGTGGGCGCAATGAAAGCAATGGTGAGATAGCAGTTCATGATACCCCAGCGGACACACCACCTTTAGCGCACGTATTCCCTTTTCAGGCATGGGCAAGCAGTTCTCCACCGGAAGAAATCCGGCGCCCTGTCAAGAAGGTTTCTATGGATGTCCGCAGCCTATCCGAGTCTTCGGCCATCTCATTCGCTTCTCGTACGACTACGATGGGGTCCATGACGAGTACAATCGAAGGAGACAGTTCAATTGAGACGTTAACCAAAACCCAGGACCCCGCAGGTCATTCCATTCCCATGATGGCAGTCGAAAATCGCCAACCAGAAGCCCTGAAATACCTGCTTACTTTGGAGGAGTACTATCCCTTAGAAGACATTCTTGATGATACGAATACGGATGGGACAACGTTGCTAAATGCAGCTGTCCAGCTCGCGCACACCGAGATGGTAGACATCATACTTGACTACCTTTTCAACACGGCGGACGAGCAAACGATCGTCTCCTACTTGAGGAAGTCAGATATTCATGGACGCACTGTTGCTCATTATCTCTTCAGCACCCCCTCAGTGATGCATAGGCTGGAAACACTGCTTCCCTGGCGTCAACGTGATAAGCATGGGCAGACGCCGCTGTTTGCTCTATGTAGATCCTACGACCACCCTGACTACAGCTCGATGGTTAAGGAGGCGTTGACGGCTGCTCAAAAATCTCAAGGTGACGGCAGGCCATTGCGTTTGGACGATCATATTGATGCGAAAGGGAATACCTTGCTTCATATCGTTAGTGACCCTGATATTACCATCAAGATTCTGCAAGAATGTGATTGTGATCCAAATGCGACGAATGACAAGAGGTTCACGCCCTTGATGATGGCCAGTAAATATGGCCGCATCGACCAAGTTCGGATTCTGTTCATGGACCCTAGGGTGGATGTGCATCTAAAAGAGGCCCGCGGATTCACAGCTGTTGAACTGGCGAAGGATGATGAAGTGCGAAATCGCATCGAtgatctcattctcatctccAATCCGCCTTCAGCAACGGACGACCCTTCCGGTCGGGTCACCACTGTAGTCCGTTCGTTCTTCGTGGAAGATGCAACCGTACGCTTTGTTCTCAAGTCGGGGGCCCCCAATCCTCCGCCGAACTCTGCAGAATCTACCCTGGCGCCTACCACAACCTACACCGTGACAACATGTAAGCGCACATTCACAGACTTCGAGAATCTCGCAAAATGGCTTTCCATTGAGCACCCTGCCTCATACATGCCCTTGCTCTCCGACTTCCGCTCTCCCTTCCAGATTCACTCGAAGCCATCTCGCTCGGTTCTTCACGACATGCAGGCAAAGTTAGATAGGTTTCTCAAGATTTTGCTCTCTCACCCAACCTTTTCAACCCACGAAATGCTCTGGGAGTTTTTCCTCGTCCCAGAACTCCAGCCGGAGATGATGGCAGATCGGTCTCGTCGCAAGGCGCAAGTTCTTTACGAGTCAATCGCAGACGACTACGAGCCCGTCACTCAGGAGGGTATGCGCGAGACGGAGCAATTCGTGACACATGCACAAGAAATGGTTCGCGCCGTCCATGCAAATACACGCAGCCTGATCCGTCGTGGTTACGCTCTACATAACTCTGCCTCCGACATAGCTGATGCATTGGGTCTATGTTCCTCCGCTATCTCAACACTCAAGGAGCCTACCAACGCTCTTCCCCAGAACCATGTCGATGCATTTTGCCGCTACGCCTCTCACctctcaacctcctcatccgactcctctcccctcctccaGTTCCTCAACACCGTCACCTCCATCGACAACACCACATCCGCCATTCTAGAGTCCCTCTCCCGCCCCCTCAACGTAATATCCACCCTCACATCCACCTCACGCTCCCTCTCCCGCTCCCGTTCCTCCCTggtctcctcctccctccctaGAAAATTCAACCTCAACTTCCCGGGCCTCGAAGAATCCCGGCAGAAATCTGTCCGCGACCTAGAGAACAAGATCCAGGAATCCGAAACCCAGATCGCCCGTCTCTCCCGCGAGATCACCTGGAACAAAGATGTGGTCGTCAGTGAACTAGCTGGCTGGACAACctggagagagaaagtcgGTCGAGACGCGATACGCGCTTTCGCCAAGGCTACTCTTGTCCGTGAGAAGGAGCGAGGGAAGAGACTTGAGCGGTGTCTGAGGAGTGTGCGTCAGTCGGATGATCGTGCAGcataa
- a CDS encoding peptidase inhibitor I78 family-domain-containing protein gives MPLVVPQVNAGDKNEWLNKLAGKTITEGTSDVTSFAKKDLPQSHRIVKPGDMMTMDYKPERLNVHLDEQGTVHDVHFG, from the exons ATGCCTCTAGTCGTCCCCCAGGTTAACGCCGGCGATAAGAACGAATGGCTCAATAAGCTGGCCGGGAAGACGATCACGGAGGGAACGAGTGACGTTACT TCATTTGCGAAGAAGGATTTGCCCCAGTCTCATCGGATTGTTAAACCCGGCGatatgatgacgatggattATAAGCCTGAACG GTTGAACGTACACCTGGATGAACAGGGCACTGTTCATGATGTTCACTTCGGTTAA
- a CDS encoding Arabinosidase C (Probable alpha-N-arabinofuranosidase C), translating into MTTFTKLSDQDTPSIAIHPSRRISKINPNIYAGFTEHMGRCIYGGIYDPGNPLSDENGFRKDVLEALKTLDIPVVRYPGGNFMATYHWIDGVGPKDQRPARPELAWLGTETNQFGTDEFLKWCEVLGTEPYFCLNFGTGTLDEALAWVEYCNGTGNTYYANLRRKNGREEPYNVKYWALGNETWGPWQVEQMTKEAYSHKAYQWAKALKLLDPSLVLILCGQDGTASWDYYTLKHCLLPVNSPLSTSAVPLIDMHSIHLYTSSSSHLPNATAPLAAERAIEITSSLIDLARIENGVPPEQARPTICFDEWNVWDPIRAEGSKGAEECYTLSDALAVAVWLNVFVRKSKDLGMACIAQTVNVISPLMTTKEGITKQTTWWPLYLFSKYMRGWTISAHLASATYEGETSPKWIRGVKETPWLDVSAVLGEDGYVNVAVVNIHEEKAIETTIDGASGEVTVFTVTGDSVAATNMKGKEEVAVVESTWDGQGPYAFPKHSLTLLRWKA; encoded by the exons ATGACTACCTTCACGAAACTTAGCGATCAGGATACGCCGAGTATCGCCATCCACCCATCCCGGCGTATTTCCAAGATCAATCCCAACATCTATGCAGGTTTCACAGA GCACATGGGCCGATGCATTTATGGCGGCATCTACGACCCGGGTAATCCCTTGTCAGATGAGAATGGCTTCAGGAAAGATGTCCTCGAAGCTCTGAAGACGCTAGACATTCCCGTTGTCCGCTACCCAGGCGGCAACTTCATGGCGACGTACCACTGGATCGACGGTGTTGGTCCTAAAGACCAGCGTCCTGCACG GCCTGAGCTAGCTTGGCTGGGCACAGAAACGAACCAGTTCGGAACTGATGAATTCCTCAAGTGGTGTGAAGTTCTTGGAACTGAGCCATACTTCTGCCTGAACTTTGGAACAGGTACTCTTGACGAGG CACTCGCATGGGTTGAGTATTGCAATGGTACTGGAAACACTTACTATGCAAACCTCCGCCGGAAGAATGGCCGGGAAGAGCCTTACAAT GTTAAATACTGGGCTCTCGGAAACGAGACCTGGGGACCGTGGCAAGTAGAGCAAATGACCAAGGAGGCATACTCTCACAAGGCCTATCAATGGGCGAAAG CCCTTAAACTCCTTGACCCCAGCTTAGTTCTGATCCTCTGTGGACAGGATGGTACAGCATCATGGGACTACTATACCCTGAAGCACTGTTTGCTTCCCGTCAACTCACCCCTATCTACCAGTGCTGTCCCCCTCATTGACATGCACAGCATTCACCTGTAcacctcctcatcttctcacCTGCCTAATGCCACCGCCCCTCTGGCTGCTGAGCGTGCAATTGAGATCACATCCTCCCTGATCGATCTCGCCCGGATCGAGAACGGTGTTCCTCCAGAGCAAGCACGCCCAACCATCTGCTTTGATGAATGGAACGTCTGGGACCCCATCCGTGCCGAAGGCAGCAAGGGTGCAGAGGAATGCTACACGCTTTCCGACGCGCTAGCCGTGGCCGTCTGGCTCAATGTCTTTGTCCGTAAGAGCAAGGACTTGGGCATGGCATGCATTGCACAGACCGTCAATGTTATCTCCCCACTCATGACGACCAAGGAGGGCATCACCAAACAGACTACCTGGTGGCCTCTGTACCTGTTCTCTAAGTATATGCGTGGCTGGACAATCAGCGCGCATCTCGCCAGTGCAACCTACGAGGGCGAAACCTCTCCCAAGTGGATTCGTGGTGTCAAGGAGACCCCTTGGTTGGACGTCAGTGCTGTTCTGGGTGAGGATGGCTACGTCAACGTTGCTGTTGTCAACATCCacgaggagaaggccattGAAACAACGATCGACGGTGCTTCGGGTGAGGTTACTGTGTTCACTGTCACTGGTGACAGCGTCGCCGCGACCAAcatgaagggcaaggaagaagttgcCGTGGTTGAGAGCACCTGGGATGGACAGGGCCCCTACGCATTCCCTAAGCACTCTCTTACTCTCCTGAGATGGAAGGCTTAA
- a CDS encoding MFS sugar transporter, with product MRLSPAWYQFLVGVFASLGSFLYGYDLGVIAEVIASHSFEDKFAANDTQTGLVVSMFTAGAFFGSAFAGPSGDILGRRKTISLGCVIFCLGGGLQTGAQTVAYLYSGRFLAGLGVGFLTMIIPLYQAEICHPDIRGRVTSLQQFMLGVGSLCAAWISYGTYIGFAPTNNAQWQVPLGLQVVPAVFLGLLIMFFPESPRWLIDHGEHEKGLQTLAKLHAHGDENDPWVRAEYNQIQESITFEHENEAKSYLELFSSRSSFRRLFLCCALQASVQMTGVSAIQYYSVTIYEQIGIKGDETLRYQAINSVIALVAQFLCMMFIDRFGRRRSLIFGNLGNCLTFIIACILLARFPPEVNNTGAHWGFIIMTWLYNFSFSCTCGPLSWIIPAEVFDTRTRSKGVSIATMTSYAFNTMIGQVTPIAMENVRYRYYFVFIICNFTNAVFFWLLLPETKKLPLEEMNYLFSNSPWIVLGTKKEDYLPHDLEHKVHEQEVKQEVYAQHKE from the exons ATGCGTCTCTCTCCAGCGTGGTACCAA TTTCTGGTGGGCGTTTTCGCCTCGCTGGGATCGTTCCTTTATGGAT ACGATTTGGGTGTTATTGCGGAGGTTATTGCCAGCCATTCGTTCGAAGACAAGTTCGCAGCAAATGACACCCAGAC CGGATTGGTTGTGTCTATGTTCACAGCAGGTGCCTTCTTCGGCTCAGCATTTGCAGGTCCCAGTGGTGATATTCTCGGCAGAAGAAAGACCATCTCCCTCGGTTGTGTAATCTTTTGTCTTGGTGGAGGGCTCCAGACTGGAGCACAGACAGTCGCATACTTATACAGTGGGAGGTTCCTGGCCGGACTTGG TGTCGGATTCCTTACCATGATTATCCCGCTATACCAGGCTGAGATCTGCCACCCCGACATTCGAGGTCGAGTGACATCGCTGCAGCAATTCATGCTGGGCGTTGGTTCCCTGTGTGCTGCATGGATCTCGTATGGCACGTATATTGGATTTGCCCCAACAAACAATGCTCAGTGGCAGGTCCCACTTGGTTTACAAGTGGTTCCCGCCGTGTTTTTGGGTCTCCTGATTATGTTTTTCCCGGAG TCGCCGCGTTGGCTCATTGACCATGGCGAGCACGAAAAGGGTCTGCAAACGCTTGCGAAGCTTCACGCGCATGGGGATGAGAATGACCCATGGGTCCGTGCTGAATACAACCAGATTCAGGAGAGTATTACGTTTGAGCATGAGAATGAAGCCAAGTCATACTTGGAATTGTTCAGTTCTCGGTCATCGTTCCGccgtcttttcctttgctgtGCGTTACAAGCATCAGTGCAGATGACGGGAGTGTCGGCCATCCA GTATTACTCCGTGACAATTTATGAGCAGATCGGAATCAAGGGAGACGAAACGTTGCGTTACCAAGCAATCAATTCCGTCATTGCCTTGGTAGCCCAGTTCCTCTGTATGATGTTCATTGACCGCTTCGGTAGACGGCGAAGTCTGATCTTTGGAAACTTGGGTAACTGCCTCACTTTCATCATCGCATGCATCCTGCTCGCAAGATTCCCTCCCGAGGTCAACAACACAGGGGCTCACTGGGGCTTCATCATTATGACATGGTTGTataatttctctttctcttgcaCCTGTGGTCCTCTGTCTTGGATCATTCCGGCAGAGGTTTTCGATACGCGGACCCGGTCGAAGGGTGTTTCCATTGCTACCATGACATCTTATGCGTTCAACACCATGATTGGCCAAGTGACACCAATCGCAATGGAGAATGTCCGCTACCGGTATTACtttgtcttcatcatctgtaACTTCACCAACgccgtcttcttctggttgttGCTGCCTGAGACGAAGAAGTTGCCGCTTGAAGAGATGAACTACTTGTTCTCCAACTCCCCATGGATTGTGTTAGGAACCAAGAAGGAGGATTACCTTCCTCATGACCTTGAGCACAAAGTTCACGAACAAGAAGTGAAGCAAGAGGTTTATGCACAACACAAGGAGTGA
- a CDS encoding NEFA-interacting nuclear protein NIP30, with the protein MSSGFVSAGTDQEPVERDDEWLRVQQELEEERRRKAELGKQADGKSLYEVLQQNKMAKQEAFEEKIKLKNQFRSLDEDEVEFLDSIMESTRAQEAAVKKETAEQLEAFRRHREEAEKVALEEGTADVTPAAEGEDWKIPARKRRRDKKDLLFPGKKRKSTAEVAGETPSTGGQKVDQKDREPGKVDKQSFSIPAEAVKAENSQPSVSAASSVNPVQAGNAKVAAPEQTEKKPAAKPAPISLGLSGYSSDSE; encoded by the exons ATGTCCTCCGGATTCGTATCAGCCGGAACAGACCAAGAGCCGGTAGAACGCGACGATGAATGGCTCCGCGTCCAAcaagagctggaggaggaacgaCGACGCAAGGCAGAATTAGGCAAGCAAGCCGACGGCAAAAGTCTCTACGAAGTGCTACAGCAGAACAAAA TGGCCAAACAGGAAGCCTTTGAGGAGAAAATTAAATTGAAGAATCAGTTCCGTTCGcttgacgaggatgaggtcgAGTTCCTGGACTCGATTATGGAGTCGACGCGCGCGCAGGAGGCCGCTGTCAAGAAGGAGACTGCGGAGCAGCTTGAGGCTTTCCGGAGACACAgggaggaggcggagaaggtTGCGCTTGAGGAGGGGACTGCCGATGTTACTCCTGCCGCTGAGGGGGAGGATTGGAAGATCCCTGCGCGtaagaggaggagggataAGAAGGACCTTTTGTTTCCGGGAAAGAAGCGCAAGTCTACTGCTGAAGTTGCGGGAGAAACTCCGTCGACGGGAGGGCAGAAAGTGGATCAAAAGGACAGGGAACCCGGAAAAGTTGATAAACAGTCTTTTTCGATTCCAGCTGAAGCTGTTAAAGCTGAAAATTCACAGCCATCTGTGAGCGCAGCGAGTTCAGTTAATCCCGTACAGGCCGGCAATGCGAAGGTGGCGGCACCTGAACAGACTGagaagaagccagcggccAAGCCAGCCCCGATATCTCTTGGCTTGTCTGGTTACAGTTCCGACTCTGAGTAA